The Corticium candelabrum chromosome 18, ooCorCand1.1, whole genome shotgun sequence genome includes a region encoding these proteins:
- the LOC134193787 gene encoding uncharacterized protein K02A2.6-like → MNFISLARWKAIGKPPIQPTTEEYRSASGHNIPILGTTCVESSLLTGEDKEVLKKQLEFTVTKLNLNLIGLQTLLDCDISILDSLICETAQNTSVCTVSDHTSLQKACQQLTQEFPDLWKNELGCLKDFQLEVKFKSDAKPVFCKPRTVPFALLDDLSLAYNKGIDRGLWKRVQFNDYGTPVVPVRKSPSASHPQGSIRVCGDYSVTVNPQLETHRHPLPLPEDLMHRLGGGYYFSKIDLADAYNQIPLGPESQKRLALSTHKGMLLQKRLPYGISSAPGYFQEIMEQLTSDLSGVAVYLDDILVSGRNAEDHLHNLRGLLKRLNDKGLRCRLEKCAFAQSRITYLGHTLSLQGLAKGPKVDAVMQMPPPKDVATLKSFLGSIQFYRKFLPNLATAAEPLTRLTRKDVRWKWTTTEQTAFNDLKAMLNTDTVLAHFNPSCPIGISCDASDVGIGAVLFHRYPDGSERPIANASKTLSSAQKKYSQIQKEALSIIFALHKFHQFLYGRHFILVTDHRPLLAMFGPHKATPVIAANRLARWALMLSQYDYTIEYRETSKHGNADALSRLPAESDPNFDRKESDSDIDTVCLINTISTQINSGDQNKLRKETAKDPVITEVLRYVREGWPKQVSDLLKDFKTKENSLTTINGCLMYGNRVVIPRSLQPEVLKILHEGHFGMQRMKQLARTAVYWPRIDADIQDTCHRCTACAEHQNKPAKAANHPWMLPEKPWSRVHVDHAIDFMGHNWLVVVDSYSKYPCIHPTSSTSTKSTTRLLEEDFAHFGYPHALVSDNATSFTSQEFKTWCQERRIVHLTGAPYHPATNGAAERLVQTFKNSLKKSSKPPREALQEFLMQYRRSPLPSGYSPSELLNNRLIRAKIDTLVPSPAHEAQGRQAREATKSQAKEFQNAVHKVNNNYYQVGRPCYALYCGPRRTSDPRWVPATVIRVHGSRSVNVKVHPRGPIWRRHIEQLRPRYGVEEDTDPGTDPEDLIHVPSPTLQPDVETNSQECQPSAPQYGPGNPRRSTRIRKPKKVWNC, encoded by the coding sequence ATGAACTTTATATCTTTGGCACGATGGAAAGCGATTGGTAAGCCACCAATCCAACCGACTACAGAAGAATATCGTTCAGCATCAGGACACAACATACCAATTCTGGGTACTACATGCGTAGAATCTTCTCTACTGACAGGGGAAGACAAGGAGGTTCTCAAAAAACAACTGGAATTTACAGTTACGAAATTGAACCTCAATCTCATTGGACTGCAAACATTATTGGATTGCGATATCAGCATACTAGACAGCCTCATTTGCGAGACCGCACAGAACACATCTGTGTGTACAGTCTCAGATCACACATCTCTCCAAAAAGCATGTCAGCAACTCACACAAGAGTTTCCTGATCTTTGGAAAAACGAGCTTGGATGCCTCAAAGACTTTCAGTTGGAGGTGAAATTCAAGTCAGACGCCAAACCAGTTTTCTGCAAACCGCGCACAGTGCCATTTGCACTACTGGACGACCTGTCTCTAGCCTACAACAAGGGTATTGACAGGGGCTTATGGAAACGTGTGCAGTTTAATGATTACGGAACACCAGTCGTTCCAGTAAGGAAGTCACCATCAGCTAGTCACCCGCAAGGAAGCATCAGAGTGTGTGGAGATTACTCTGTAACAGTAAATCCGCAGCTGGAGACACATCGGCACCCGCTGCCGCTTCCTGAAGATCTCATGCACAGATTGGGCGGTGGTTACTATTTCTCAAAGATTGACTTAGCCGATGCCTACAACCAAATTCCACTTGGTCCAGAAAGTCAAAAACGACTTGCTCTCAGCACGCACAAAGGAATGCTCTTGCAAAAACGCCTACCCTACGGTATCAGTTCTGCACCAGGATATTTTCAGGAGATCATGGAACAGCTCACCAGTGATCTCTCAGGAGTAGCAGTATATCTGGACGACATACTCGTCAGCGGGAGAAATGCAGAAGATCACTTGCACAATCTCCGAGGGCTACTCAAAAGACTCAATGACAAGGGACTCAGATGCAGACTTGAAAAATGTGCTTTTGCTCAGTCGCGAATCACATACTTAGGCCATACGCTTTCGCTACAAGGCCTTGCCAAGGGACCGAAGGTGGACGCGGTAATGCAGATGCCGCCACCAAAAGACGTTGCCACACTAAAGTCATTTCTCGGATCGATTCAATTCTACCGCAAGTTTCTGCCTAATCTAGCGACGGCAGCAGAACCTTTGACACGACTCACTAGGAAGGACGTTCGATGGAAATGGACTACTACAGAACAAACAGCATTCAATGACCTGAAGGCAATGCTGAACACGGACACGGTTCTGGCTCATTTCAACCCATCCTGTCCTATCGGTATTTCTTGTGACGCGTCAGATGTTGGAATTGGTGCTGTGTTGTTTCATCGATATCCAGATGGGAGCGAGCGACCAATCGCCAACGCGTCCAAAACTCTTTCCTCAGCACAGAAGAAGTACTCACAAATTCAGAAAGAAGCTTTGTCCATCATTTTCGCTCTACACAAGTTTCATCAATTTCTTTATGGAAGACACTTCATTCTCGTGACAGACCACAGACCTCTTCTTGCTATGTTTGGTCCTCACAAAGCAACACCAGTCATTGCTGCCAATCGATTAGCAAGATGGGCTCTTATGCTCAGTCAATACGACTACACAATCGAGTATCGTGAAACGTCAAAGCATGGCAATGCGGATGCCCTGAGTCGCCTACCGGCAGAATCCGACCCCAACTTTGACAGAAAGGAAAGCGATAGTGACATCGACACGGTATGTCTCATCAACACTATCAGCACTCAGATCAATTCCGGCGACCAGAACAAACTTCGAAAGGAGACCGCCAAGGATCCAGTCATAACCGAAGTTTTGAGATACGTTAGAGAAGGGTGGCCAAAACAAGTTTCAGACTTACTCAAGGATTTCAAGACAAAGGAAAACTCACTGACCACTATCAACGGATGCCTAATGTATGGAAATCGCGTAGTGATACCGCGAAGTCTACAACCGGAAGTGCTAAAAATCCTACACGAAGGACATTTTGGTATGCAACGAATGAAGCAACTTGCTCGGACAGCAGTCTATTGGCCAAGAATCGATGCCGATATTCAAGACACTTGCCATCGGTGCACAGCTTGTGCCGAACACCAGAACAAGCCTGCAAAAGCAGCAAATCACCCGTGGATGTTACCGGAAAAGCCGTGGAGTAGAGTACACGTTGATCATGCCATTGATTTTATGGGACACAATTGGCTTGTCGTTGTGGATTCATATTCCAAGTACCCGTGTATTCACCCCACCAGCTCAACTTCTACCAAGTCAACAACACGATTACTTGAGGAAGATTTCGCACATTTTGGATATCCTCATGCTCTTGTGTCTGACAATGCTACTAGCTTCACGTCACAAGAATTCAAGACTTGGTGCCAAGAGAGAAGGATTGTTCATTTGACTGGCGCACCATATCACCCAGCCACCAACGGTGCCGCTGAGAGGCTAGTACAAACGTTCAAAAATTCCCTCAAGAAGTCCAGTAAACCACCCAGGGAAGCTCTCCAGGAGTTCCTTATGCAATACCGGCGATCACCATTACCCAGTGGCTACTCTCCCAGTGAGCTGCTCAACAACAGGTTGATCAGAGCCAAAATCGACACATTGGTGCCATCACCTGCTCATGAGGCACAAGGTCGTCAGGCTAGGGAAGCCACGAAGTCACAGGCGAAGGAGTTCCAGAACGCTGTTCACAAGGTTAACAATAATTACTATCAAGTGGGTAGACCGTGCTACGCTCTCTACTGTGGACCACGTCGCACCAGCGATCCAAGATGGGTTCCAGCTACAGTAATTCGAGTGCACGGCTCACGAAGCGTGAACGTGAAAGTACACCCACGAGGGCCAATCTGGCGGCGGCACATCGAACAGCTGAGACCACGCTATGGTGTAGAAGAAGACACAGATCCAGGTACAGACCCAGAGGATCTTATACACGTGCCTTCACCAACCCTTCAACCAGATGTTGAAACCAACAGCCAGGAATGTCAACCAAGCGCACCTCAATATGGACCGGGCAACCCTCGACGATCTACAAGGATTCGTAAACCAAAGAAGGTTTGGAATTGCTGA